The following are from one region of the Biomphalaria glabrata chromosome 4, xgBioGlab47.1, whole genome shotgun sequence genome:
- the LOC106076032 gene encoding 26S proteasome non-ATPase regulatory subunit 6-like, whose amino-acid sequence MPVENLEEQGLAKNPNLEHAQLRFLLGTEKYKNDEALIQKLLNEIKANDMAPFYEEVVQEFGWVKDEQVLATMKAANEAKLKVLDDAIKDAEKSLGETEIRDSMLAKAEYLCQIGDKAAALSEFRKTYDKTVALGYRLDIVFQLIRIGLFYNDHDLITKNLEKAQSLIDEGGDWDRRNRLKVYRGLYNMSIRDFKSAATLFLDTIATFTSYELMNYQQFVTYTVLCCMIALERPELREKVVKGAEILEVLHELKDIRKFLFSLYDCQYADFFVALAEVENVMKYDRLLSSHYSYYVREMRIMAYAQLLESYRSLTLDYMAKSFGVTVAFIDQELARFIAAGRLHCKIDKVGGIVETNRPDSKNWQYQNCIKQGDILLNRVQKLSRVINI is encoded by the exons ATGCCTGTTGAAAATCTTGAAGAACAAGGCTTGGCTAAAAACCCAAATTTAGAACATGCTCAATTACGTTTTCTTCTCGGAACtgagaaatataaaaatgatgAAGCTTTGATACAGAAACTTTTGAATGAAATCAAAGCCAACG ATATGGCTCCCTTCTATGAAGAGGTCGTCCAAGAGTTTGGCTGGGTAAAAGATGAACAAGTTTTAGCCACCATGAAAGCGGCCAATGAGGCAAAGTTGAAAGTTTTAGACGACGCCATAAAAGATGCCGAAAAAAGTTTAGGGGAAACGGAAATTCGTGACAGCATGTTAGCCAAGGCAGAGTACCTGTGCCAAATTGGTGATAAA GCTGCTGCTCTGTCAGAGTTCCGTAAAACATATGATAAAACTGTTGCCCTTGGATACAGATTAGATATAGTCTTTCAGTTGATTAGGATTGGTTTGTTCTACAACGATCATGATCTGATTACAAAAAATCTTGAGAAGGCACAAAG ctTGATTGATGAAGGTGGTGACTGGGATCGCAGGAACAGGCTTAAAGTTTACAGGGGCCTCTACAATATGTCCATCAGAGATTTCAAATCAGCTGCCACACTCTTTCTGGACACCATAGCAACGTTCACATCCTATGAGTTGATGAACTACCAGCAGTTTGTGACGTACACCGTTCTCTGTTGTATGATTGCTTTAGAGAGACCAGAACTCAGAGAGAAG GTTGTTAAAGGCGCTGAAATTCTGGAAGTCCTTCATGAATTAAAAGATATCCGCAAGTTTCTGTTTTCTCTCTATGATTGTCAGTATGCTGATTTCTTTGTGGCTTTAG CTGAAGTTGAGAATGTTATGAAATACGATCGTCTGCTTTCATCCCATTACTCCTATTATGTTCGTGAAATGCGCATCATGGCCTATGCCCAGCTCTTGGAATCCTACAGAAGTCTTACCCTGGACTATATGGCCAAGTCTTTTGGGGTGACAGTTGCATTTATTGACCA AGAATTGGCCAGATTCATTGCTGCAGGACGTCTCCATTGTAAAATTGACAAAGTTGGTGGCATAGTGGAAACCAATAGGCCAGATAGTAAAAATTGGCAATATCAG AACTGTATCAAACAAGGAGACATTCTTCTCAACAGAGTCCAAAAACTAAGTCGAGTGATCAACATTTAG